In Astatotilapia calliptera chromosome 20, fAstCal1.2, whole genome shotgun sequence, one genomic interval encodes:
- the LOC113013181 gene encoding nephrocystin-4-like — protein sequence MEKTKFRDMVKIEDIPSMADDWKQVFERNRMVPPHSQTVRLAVESRFTQSHGFQLTLNRVTATHLPSQEKAVGEQSVTYQLRATLFDRNHQHFFGKTWKSSPQTIKNNKITFNEVTLL from the exons ATGGAGAAGACTAAATTCAGA GACATGGTAAAAATAGAAGACATACCCAGCATGGCGGACGACTGGAAGCAAGTGTTTGAGAGGAACCGGATGGTTCCCCCGCACAGCCAAACCGTAAGGCTGGCTGTGGAAAGCCGCTTCACCCAGTCCCACGGCTTCCAGCTCACCCTCAACCGTGTCACTGCAACTCACCTCCCATCCCAG GAGAAGGCAGTGGGAGAACAAAGTGTGACTTACCAACTACGGGCAACGCTGTTTGACAGAAATCATCAGCACTTTTTTGGGAAAACATGGAAGAGCTCACCTCagacaataaaaaacaacaagatcACTTTTAATGAGGTAACTCTTCTCTAA
- the dffb gene encoding DNA fragmentation factor subunit beta — translation MFGKIKPVKIRSYSENRKYGIAAKDVKELLKKACNLLLVPLSGARVCLYEDGTIVTEEFFPTLADNTELVLMSKGQTWSGVVCDISQLLNTDRHADSLIEAAKGLLSDEKSSKRRKILTDLLQNLEDRSELESREEDEDWFQGVDSRFKTKSAYMKYNCESRIRGYLKELDDATKSIQKAKVRAEFLKTSQSLTEMLKTAKYNGCYFDRTEKQPDRLCTQEGWFTCQGSFDENVCKSLHSINPYGSREGRIVFSTWNLDHRIEKKRTVIPALLEALQNHRSTDINLNYFYQLLFTRENLKLVHIVCHKKGAHNLQCDTKKIYNNATKDLKAKQKPKVKKRRMT, via the exons ATGTTCGGGAAAATTAAACCTGTGAAAATTAggagttacagtgaaaacaggaaatacggAATTGCCGCAAAAGATGTGAAGGAACTACTGAAGAAGGCCTGCAATTTGCTACTG GTGCCACTCTCTGGTGCACGTGTTTGCTTGTATGAGGACGGGACAATAGTGACGGAGGAGTTCTTCCCAACTTTGGCGGATAACACCGAATTGGTTCTTATGTCTAAAGGGCAGACCTGGAGTGGAG ttgtgtgtgacatcagtCAGCTACTCAACACAGACCGGCATGCCGACAGCCTCATTGAAGCAGCGAAGGGGCTCCTCTCTGATGAGAAGTCTTCAAAGAGGCGTAAAATCCTGACAGACCTGCTACAGAACCTGGAGGATAGGTCGGAGctggagagcagagaggaggacgaAGACTGGTTCCAAG GTGTTGATTCTCGATTTAAAACAAAGTCTGCCTACATGAAGTACAACTGTGAAAGCAGGATACGCGGCTACTTGAAAGAG ctgGATGATGCCACCAAATCCATACAGAAAGCAAAAGTGAGGGCAGAGTTTTTGAAAACCTCCCAGAGCCTCACAGAAATGCTGAAAACAGCCAAGTATAATGGCTGCTACTTTGACAGGACTGAAAAGCAACCAGATCGCCTTTGTACTCAGGAGGGATGGTTCACCTGCCAG GGATCATTTGATGAGAACGTGTGCAAATCTCTTCACTCTATCAACCCCTATGGAAGCCGCGAGGGCAGGATTGTCTTCAGCACTTGGAATTTGGACCACAG GATTGAAAAGAAGAGGACAGTTATTCCCGCTCTGCTGGAAGCTCTGCAGAATCACAGGAGCACTGACATCAACCTGAACTACTTCTACCAACTCCTGTTCACGAGGGAAAACCTGAAGCTGGTCCACATCGTCTGCCACAAAAAAGGAGCTCACAACCTGCAGTGTGACACCAAGAAGATCTATAATAATGCCACCAAGGAtctaaaagcaaaacagaagcCCAAAGTAAAGAAACGGCGCATGACTTGA
- the c20h1orf174 gene encoding UPF0688 protein C1orf174 homolog has protein sequence MIHKMPGEVDHLKPRKRKSSSETRNSRKTSAARRRCVKSPMANSSSESSSAVGNTKAAGPLERDSCISCECHQSSGRRRCSASPEHEGQEGKENTLMVGQDSDSCVMNSIWDKYEPEHMDYEETSRIMFPDDDSNQILPVEQFFGNLDAVQDFPERSSSSSSRAQRKNRRRHYYAREDSDEDEVDFSGVQRDNGVGT, from the exons ATGATACATAAG ATGCCTGGTGAAGTTGATCATTTGAAGccaagaaagaggaagagcagCTCTGAGACCAGAAACTCCAGAAAg ACATCTGCTGCAAGGAGGAGATGTGTGAAAAGTCCAATGGCGAACTCGTCATCTGAGAGCAGCTCAGCAGTTGGGAACACTAAAGCAGCTGGTCCTCTGGAGAGAGACTCCTGCATCAGCTGTGAATGCCACCAGTCTTCTGGCAGGAGGAGGTGCTCAGCATCACCAGAGCATGAAGGACAGGAAGGTAAAGAGAACACGCTGATGGTGGGACAGGATTCAGACAGCTGCGTAATGAATAGCATCTGGGACAAATATGAGCCTGAGCATATGGATTATGAAGAAACGAGCAGAATTATGTTCCCAGATGATGACAGTAATCAGATCCTTCCTGTGGAGCAGTTCTTTGGAAACTTGGATGCTGTACAG GATTTTCCTGAAAGATCATCCTCGTCTTCTAGCCGCGCCCAAAGGAAGAACAGGAGGCGACATTACTACGCTAGAGAGGACAGCGATGAAGACGAGGTGGATTTTAGCGGTGTGCAGCGAGACAACGGGGTGGGCACTTAG
- the b3gnt7l gene encoding UDP-GlcNAc:betaGal beta-1,3-N-acetylglucosaminyltransferase 7, like, which produces MDHFFRRKRIPAFLKPLLSLSLIFASFLMIQKLKLSEKDAVGVKHVRDPAWCGSECFSFKKTVLTSSGTSDSPVSVKDLEIQRVPNVTRSSWDAQVLNCSADASVRTQDWFRRLDQRFHQFVLHRHCRYFPLLINHPEKCADRNVHLLVVVKSVIEQHDRREAVRKTWGKEQTVNGKKIKTLFLLGSPNTGKDAKNLQKLIEYEDQIFGDILQWDFMDTFFNLTLKEVNFLKWFYIYCPKVQFIFKGDDDVFVNTHNLLELIDFKVEQRKAANLFMGDTISKAIPIRNRQSKYYIPKELYDKPYPPYVGGGGFLMSAYLARRLFVASEGVELYPIDDVFLGMCLQRLHLSPEMHPGFRTFGITRRRASTMNTEPCFYKNLIVVHKLSAQELLRMWSVVHSQDLICAQKTSI; this is translated from the coding sequence ATGGATCACTTTTTTCGTAGAAAGCGGATCCCCGCTTTTCTGAAACCTCTGTTGAGTCTGTCTCTGATCTTTGCGTCTTTTCTCATGATCCAAAAGCTGAAACTGTCGGAGAAAGACGCAGTGGGGGTTAAACATGTGAGGGATCCGGCCTGGTGCGGCTCTGAGTGTTTTTCATTCAAGAAGACAGTTCTGACCAGTTCGGGGACCTCAGATTCTCCCGTGTCCGTCAAGGATTTGGAGATACAGCGGGTCCCGAATGTAACTCGGTCTTCTTGGGACGCGCAGGTTCTCAACTGTAGCGCGGACGCATCGGTGAGGACCCAGGACTGGTTCCGGCGCTTGGACCAGAGATTTCACCAGTTTGTGCTTCACAGACACTGCAGGTATTTCCCCTTGCTCATCAATCACCCGGAGAAGTGCGCCGATAGAAACGTTCACCTCCTTGTGGTGGTCAAGTCCGTTATCGAGCAGCACGACCGGAGGGAGGCCGTGCGTAAAACCTGGGGGAAGGAGCAAACCGTGAATGGgaagaaaattaaaactttgtttttactcGGAAGCCCAAACACTGGCAAAGACGCCAAGAACCTACAGAAACTGATCGAGTATGAGGACCAAATCTTTGGGGACATCCTGCAGTGGGACTTCATGGACACTTTCTTCAACCTGACTCTGAAAGAGGTAAATTTTCTCAAGTGGTTCTATATCTACTGCCCCAAAGTGCAGTTTATATTTAAGGGGGACGATGATGTGTTTGTGAACACGCACAACCTCCTGGAGCTCATCGACTTCAAAGTGGAGCAGCGCAAAGCGGCCAACTTATTTATGGGGGACACAATCTCCAAGGCGATCCCCATCCGAAACCGACAGAGCAAATATTACATCCCCAAGGAGTTGTACGACAAGCCGTATCCACCCTACGTGGGAGGTGGGGGGTTTCTGATGTCCGCCTATTTAGCCCGAAGGCTCTTCGTGGCCTCGGAGGGCGTGGAGTTGTACCCCATTGACGATGTGTTTTTGGGGATGTGCCTGCAGAGGCTCCACTTATCCCCAGAGATGCATCCGGGCTTCAGGACATTCGGCATTACCAGACGCAGGGCGAGCACAATGAACACAGAGCCCTGCTTTTATAAAAACCTAATCGTGGTCCACAAACTGAGCGCGCAGGAGCTGCTCAGGATGTGGAGCGTGGTGCACAGCCAAGACCTGATCTGCGCACAAAAAACTTCGATATGA